A genomic window from Lotus japonicus ecotype B-129 chromosome 1, LjGifu_v1.2 includes:
- the LOC130728319 gene encoding probable UDP-arabinopyranose mutase 5 isoform X3 produces the protein MKTPPSLLSLTIDSAVLNLSDISDLSLIPDHILLDLFLRILKAGKLTEKVLRLFIATGKDEVLSLIQALNIQHILTPVLPTTIINDNEVDIVIGALHPDLTSFMNEWRPVFSRFHLIIVKDPDLNEELQIPEGFSADVYTKSDIDRVAGSSSSLRFSGYSCRYFGILISRKKYVVCIDDDCVPAKDDSGNLVDAVAQHIVNLKTPATPFFFNTLYDPFRKGADFVRGYPFSLRSGVDCALSCGLWLNLADLDAPTQALKPGQRNTRYVDAVLTVPVRSMMPVSGINIAFNREAVGPALIPALKLAGEGKFRWETVEDIWCGMCVKVICDHLGLGVKSGLPYVWRTERGDAIESLKKEWEGVKLMEDVVPFFQSVRLPQSATTAEDCVVEMAKTVKENLGKVDPMFSHAAETMEEWVKLWKSVGSA, from the exons ATGAAAACACCGCCATCACTTCTCTCTCTCACAATTGACTCGGCCGTCCTTAATCTCTCCGACATCTCCGATCTCTCTCTCATCCCTGATCACATCCTCCTCGACCTCTTCCTG AGAATATTGAAGGCTGGAAAGCTGACTGAAAAAGTCTTGAGGCTGTTTATAGCAACTGGTAAGGATGAAGTTCTCTCACTTATTCAGGCACTCAATATCCAACATATTTTGACCCCTGTGCTTCCTACCA CAATTATCAACGATAATGAAGTTGACATTGTGATTGGTGCGCTGCACCCTGACCTTACATCTTTCATGAATGAATGGAGGCCAGTTTTCTCCCGTTTCCACCTGATAATTGTCAAAGATCCTGATCTCAATGAGGAACTCCAAATTCCTGAAGGCTTCAGTGCAGATGTGTATACGAAGTCTGATATTGACCGAGTGGCGGGTTCTTCAAGTTCTCTTCGCTTCTCTGGCTACTCTTGTAGATATTTTGGCATCCTCATCTCACGGAAGAAGTATGTTGTCTGCATTGATGATGATTGTGTTCCAGCAAAAGATGATTCGGGAAATTTAGTTGATGCTGTCGCTCAGCATATCGTGAACCTCAAGACTCCTGCCACCCCTTTCTTCTTCAATACGCTGTATGATCCATTCCGTAAAGGTGCAGATTTTGTTCGCGGGTACCCATTTAGCTTGAGAAGTGGGGTTGATTGTGCTCTGTCATGTGGATTATGGCTCAATCTGGCAGACCTTGATGCACCAACACAAGCTCTCAAGCCAGGGCAGAGGAATACGCGTTATGTAGACGCAGTTCTGACAGTTCCTGTGAGATCCATGATGCCTGTCAGTGGAATCAACATTGCCTTTAACCGTGAAGCAGTTGGCCCAGCATTGATCCCCGCTTTGAAGTTAGCTGGAGAAGGGAAATTCAGGTGGGAAACTGTGGAAGATATATGGTGTGGAATGTGTGTGAAAGTTATCTGTGACCATCTAGGCCTTGGTGTCAAGAGTGGGCTGCCCTATGTTTGGAGAACAGAAAGAGGTGATGCCATAGAGAGCTTGAAGAAAGAGTGGGAAGGGGTGAAATTGATGGAGGATGTTGTTCCTTTCTTTCAGTCTGTAAGGCTGCCACAATCAGCTACTACAGCAGAGGATTGTGTGGTTGAGATGGCCAAAACAGTGAAGGAGAATCTGGGTAAGGTTGATCCTATGTTTTCTCATGCTGCTGAAACCATGGAAGAGTGGGTCAAGCTTTGGAAGTCAGTTGGATCTGCTTGA
- the LOC130728319 gene encoding uncharacterized protein LOC130728319 isoform X2, whose amino-acid sequence MKTPPSLLSLTIDSAVLNLSDISDLSLIPDHILLDLFLRILKAGKLTEKVLRLFIATGKDEVLSLIQALNIQHILTPVLPTRCSEKF is encoded by the exons ATGAAAACACCGCCATCACTTCTCTCTCTCACAATTGACTCGGCCGTCCTTAATCTCTCCGACATCTCCGATCTCTCTCTCATCCCTGATCACATCCTCCTCGACCTCTTCCTG AGAATATTGAAGGCTGGAAAGCTGACTGAAAAAGTCTTGAGGCTGTTTATAGCAACTGGTAAGGATGAAGTTCTCTCACTTATTCAGGCACTCAATATCCAACATATTTTGACCCCTGTGCTTCCTACCA GGTGTTCTGAGAAATTCTAA
- the LOC130728322 gene encoding uncharacterized protein LOC130728322, producing the protein MASCPANSITYNGTLCACAPGFVLDAVARRCTLFVANSTITTDSGVDYYAFKLPKTLAEFDTIKKFTQSQAVFLEATLVMLLSWLVFCLFLRFMKLGDGRGLWFNIRWCISRLDVCFATRHWLDDQKVVTKRKTELGGAFSIASWILFIGLFAALLYQIISKRSIEVHNVRATNGLELTSFINDMEFNITTVSSMSCANLRDLGNLVVGNPGFIDERVVSLSTFGNYSCHNSSKGPTIALKCQNCKAIHDHMYISWKFVDLPNSPATAVGFEFNLTSMDNAKKHMSFVNGTLKNGSAFDDGLVTFRGRETNIMKFNLFPRIYRNLHDLKLIQPLFHEFLPGSVSRDTKQLQASLENSVDGLVNTTLYINFLSDYVVEVEKENILGPVSFLADLGGLYCISIGIFFYLLVQCEYRIKKLRNEDSILRAIRNRRKAQDHWDKLRKYVMYTYGCPTIDDNNNESRNESCCGGIMLHSVHGSGSSRKRRQRSRTGSLNLHKKPSVPASKSLSCKPLGSTNDLKPQHEQMEKQKNVGPHKDLPQSQHQESSIIDDNFIPPPPSLECKSGSEMDISDIQKNLKNLYEYNAMLREKLLATQSQLRSSSSKHTSQVESNGT; encoded by the exons ATGGCATCGTGTCCTGCGAATTCCATCACCTACAACGGCACCCTCTGTGCCTGCGCACCCGGGTTCGTTCTTGATGCGGTAGCAAGGAGGTGCACTCTCTTTGTTGCTAATTCCACCATCACCACTGATTCCGGCGTTGACTACTATGCCTTCAAGTTGCCGAAGACTCTGGCTGAGTTTGACACCATCAAGAAGTTCACGCAGTCGCAGGCTGTGTTCTTGGAGGCTACGCTTGTCATGCTCCTCTCTTGGCTTGTTTTCTGCTTGTTCCTTAGATTCATGAAGCTTGGTGATGGCCGCGGGTTGTGGTTCAACATTAGGTGGTGTATTAGTCGCTTGGATGTTTGCTTTGCCACCAGGCATTGGCTG gATGATCAGAAAGTAGTTACCAAACGCAAAACTGAACTTGGAGGAGCTTTCTCCATAGCAAGTTGGATACTATTTATTGGTTTATTTGCTGC GTTGCTGTACCAGATCATATCAAAGAGATCAATTGAGGTGCATAATGTAAGAGCGACTAATGGACTCGAATTAACCTCATTTATCAATGACATGGAGTTCAATATAACCACTGTATCCAGTATGAGCTGTGCGAATCTACGTGATCTGGGTAATTTGGTTGTTGGGAATCCTGGCTTTATTGACGAAAGAGTTGTTTCGCTGTCAACTTTTGGAAACTATTCTTGTCACAACTCAAGCAAGGGACCAACCATAGCACTCAAGTGTCAAAACTGCAAGGCCATCCATGATCACATGTACATTTCATGGAAGTTTGTTGATCTCCCTAATAGTCCTGCCACCGCTGTTGGTTTCGAGTTCAACCTGACTTCAATGGATAATGCTAAGAAACACATGAGTTTTGTTAATGGAACACTAAAGAACGGAAGTGCTTTTGATGATGGGCTGGTTACATTCAGAGGGAGGGAAACAAATATAATGAAATTTAACTTGTTTCCTCGAATATATCGTAATCTACATGATCTGAAGCTCATACAGCCTTTATTTCACGAGTTCCTCCCAGGTTCAGTTTCTCGTGATACAAAACAACTTCAAGCATCTCTTGAAAATTCTGTTGATGGTCTAGTCAATACCACATTGTATATCAATTTCCTCTCTGATTATGTTGTGGAAGTTGAAAAGGAGAATATTTTGGGTCCTG TGAGCTTCCTTGCTGACCTTGGTGGCCTATACTGCATTAGCATAGGAATCTTTTTTTACCTGTTGGTACAG TGTGAGTACAGGATAAAGAAGCTCAGAAATGAAGATAGCATTTTGCGAGCAATTAGAAATCGGCGTAAAGCTCAAGATCATTGGGACAAA TTGAGGAAATATGTAATGTACACCTATGGCTGCCCTACAATTGATGACAACAACAATGAATCTAGAAATGAATCTTGTTGTGGTGGGATTATGTTGCATTCCGTTCATGGTAGTGGTTCATCACGTAAGCGAAGGCAGCGAAGCAGAACAGGTTCTTTAAATTTGCACAAGAAACCCAGTGTACCTGCCAGCAAG TCTTTGAGCTGCAAACCACTTGGGTCCACAAATGATCTGAAACCGCAGCATGAACAAATGGAAAAGCAGAAGAATGTTGGTCCACACAAAGATTTACCTCAATCTCAACATCAAGAGTCTTCTATTATTGATGATAACTTCATTCCTCCTCCACCTTCACTAG AATGCAAGAGTGGTTCTGAAATGGACATATCCGATATTCAGAAGAATCTAAAAAATTTGTATGAGTACAATGCCATGCTAAGGGAAAAATTGTTAGCTACACAGTCTCAACTCCGTTCTTCCTCATCCAAGCACACTTCTCAGGTAGAAAGCAATGGAACTTGA
- the LOC130728323 gene encoding monothiol glutaredoxin-S14, chloroplastic — protein MSWCVKPLQFQLQLHPIRTTPTTSCFHSHISGATTSSSLSLRPRSPLPLTHNLVFHSQHRQFKRSSTTTIRCSSALTPELKSTLDKVVTSNKVVLFMKGTKDFPQCGFSNTVVQILKSLNVPFETLNILENDILRQGLKEYTNWPTFPQLYIDGEFFGGCDITVEAYKNGELQELLEKAMCS, from the exons ATGTCTTGGTGCGTGAAGCCATTGCAGTTCCAGTTACAGCTGCATCCAATTAGAACAACACCAACAACATCATGCTTCCACTCCCACATCTCAGGAGCAACAACCTCGTCATCACTGTCTCTCCGACCTCGATCTCCTCTTCCTTTGACCCACAACCTCGTCTTTCACTCCCAACACAGACAATTCAAACgctcttccaccaccaccattcgcTGTTCCTCTG CGTTGACTCCTGAATTGAAGTCCACCTTGGATAAAGTTGTGACTTCAAACAAAGTGGTTCTGTTTATGAAGGGAACCAAGGATTTTCCACAGTGTGGATTCTCAAACACTGTGGTGCAGATATTGAAGTCTCTGAATGTGCCTTTTGAAACGTTAAACATATTGGAAAATGACATATTGCGCCAAGGACTCAAGGAGTATACAAATTGGCCTACTTTTCCTCAACTCTACATAGATGGGGAGTTCTTTGGTGGTTGTGATATCACTGTTG AGGCATATAAGAACGGGGAATTGCAGGAACTGTTGGAGAAGGCAATGTGCTCTTGA
- the LOC130728319 gene encoding probable UDP-arabinopyranose mutase 5 isoform X1 has protein sequence MSQAIINDNEVDIVIGALHPDLTSFMNEWRPVFSRFHLIIVKDPDLNEELQIPEGFSADVYTKSDIDRVAGSSSSLRFSGYSCRYFGILISRKKYVVCIDDDCVPAKDDSGNLVDAVAQHIVNLKTPATPFFFNTLYDPFRKGADFVRGYPFSLRSGVDCALSCGLWLNLADLDAPTQALKPGQRNTRYVDAVLTVPVRSMMPVSGINIAFNREAVGPALIPALKLAGEGKFRWETVEDIWCGMCVKVICDHLGLGVKSGLPYVWRTERGDAIESLKKEWEGVKLMEDVVPFFQSVRLPQSATTAEDCVVEMAKTVKENLGKVDPMFSHAAETMEEWVKLWKSVGSA, from the coding sequence ATGTCTCAAGCAATTATCAACGATAATGAAGTTGACATTGTGATTGGTGCGCTGCACCCTGACCTTACATCTTTCATGAATGAATGGAGGCCAGTTTTCTCCCGTTTCCACCTGATAATTGTCAAAGATCCTGATCTCAATGAGGAACTCCAAATTCCTGAAGGCTTCAGTGCAGATGTGTATACGAAGTCTGATATTGACCGAGTGGCGGGTTCTTCAAGTTCTCTTCGCTTCTCTGGCTACTCTTGTAGATATTTTGGCATCCTCATCTCACGGAAGAAGTATGTTGTCTGCATTGATGATGATTGTGTTCCAGCAAAAGATGATTCGGGAAATTTAGTTGATGCTGTCGCTCAGCATATCGTGAACCTCAAGACTCCTGCCACCCCTTTCTTCTTCAATACGCTGTATGATCCATTCCGTAAAGGTGCAGATTTTGTTCGCGGGTACCCATTTAGCTTGAGAAGTGGGGTTGATTGTGCTCTGTCATGTGGATTATGGCTCAATCTGGCAGACCTTGATGCACCAACACAAGCTCTCAAGCCAGGGCAGAGGAATACGCGTTATGTAGACGCAGTTCTGACAGTTCCTGTGAGATCCATGATGCCTGTCAGTGGAATCAACATTGCCTTTAACCGTGAAGCAGTTGGCCCAGCATTGATCCCCGCTTTGAAGTTAGCTGGAGAAGGGAAATTCAGGTGGGAAACTGTGGAAGATATATGGTGTGGAATGTGTGTGAAAGTTATCTGTGACCATCTAGGCCTTGGTGTCAAGAGTGGGCTGCCCTATGTTTGGAGAACAGAAAGAGGTGATGCCATAGAGAGCTTGAAGAAAGAGTGGGAAGGGGTGAAATTGATGGAGGATGTTGTTCCTTTCTTTCAGTCTGTAAGGCTGCCACAATCAGCTACTACAGCAGAGGATTGTGTGGTTGAGATGGCCAAAACAGTGAAGGAGAATCTGGGTAAGGTTGATCCTATGTTTTCTCATGCTGCTGAAACCATGGAAGAGTGGGTCAAGCTTTGGAAGTCAGTTGGATCTGCTTGA
- the LOC130728321 gene encoding ALBINO3-like protein 2, chloroplastic — MATAAALFSHLRRARYSSLLYVPRVLTSHHPPPLPSSPTPQSPTFPFLGAFRTRAFSTRPSLDGDSETDSVGLDSPVTSELLKVISDSSAGGGEENLVFPVRAVISILDSLHDLSGFPWWITIVSSTLALRIVLLFPLVVTLHKVKRIGEFFPKLPPPFPPPFSGKSYIRHFQFFTKERKAVGCPSFVWVLVPLIVQVPCFFLWMMSIRKMSLNDHPGFDCGGALWFQNLTELSHGYSGFIFPFLIAGLHYINVQISFRKPVVEETRGIIQLLSEYYKMYLDILTVPMAFFAFCVPQGSQVYWITNSSLSLVQHFTLRHPAVHAKLGLVDENSQKAAPSKEIGTSKTPPSLGLQENSPTAAVKETVSPENNPLDSPEKWQKIPIEDMSPNELTTLAIPFLSSNDKESAIPLLKLALDKDPEYVRALVLMGRVLLLKLINDEAKEYFERAISKLSLDGQPADAEEVDLLILSSQWAGIACERQGKRAEGRAHFERVANMEEPQDPTSKGYYFDGLLLLASTLFDSGEKAEAAKYLRLVVAYNPRYKNFLDQCEQDDDIADDLARSRREP; from the exons ATGGCAACCGCGGCGGCGCTCTTTTCCCATCTTCGCCGTGCGCGTTACTCCTCCCTCCTCTACGTGCCTCGTGTCCTCACCTCTCACCACCCTCCCCCTCTTCCCTCTTCCCCCACACCTCAGTCTCCAACCTTCCCCTTCCTCGGCGCGTTCCGCACGCGCGCTTTCTCGACTCGCCCATCCCTCGACGGCGACTCGGAGACGGACTCGGTCGGTCTCGACTCACCGGTTACCTCCGAGCTCCTGAAAGTGATCTCCGACAGCAGCGCCGGCGGCGGCGAAGAAAACCTGGTCTTCCCCGTCCGTGCAGTGATTTCGATACTTGACTCTCTCCACGATCTTTCTGGATTTCCATG GTGGATAACAATAGTTTCATCTACATTGGCTCTCAGAATTGTTCTGCTCTTTCCTTTGGTTGTAACACTTCACAAGGTTAAAAGGATTGGAGAATTTTTCCCCAAAT TGCCTCCTCCATTCCCACCACCTTTCTCAGGAAAGAGTTATATTCGCCACTTTCAATTTTTCACGAAGGAGAGAAAAGCAGTTGGATGCCCCTCATTTGTGTGGGTTCTGGTACCACTTATTGTCCAG GTTCCGTGCTTTTTCTTATGGATGATGAGCATCAGGAAGATGTCTCTGAATGATCACCCTGGTTTTGATTGC GGTGGTGCTTTATGGTTCCAGAATTTAACAGAACTCTCTCACGGTTATTCAGGGTTCATCTTTCCTTTTCTGATTGCTGGTTTGCACTACATTAATGTTCAG ATATCATTTCGGAAACCTGTGGTCGAAGAAACGAGGGGCATTATTCAGTTATTATCAGAA TACTATAAGATGTACTTGGACATTCTAACGGTGCCTATGGCTTTTTTTGCCTTCTGTGTTCCTCAG GGTAGCCAAGTCTATTGGATCACCAATAGTTCGTTATCTCTCGTTCAG CATTTCACTCTTAGACACCCGGCTGTCCATGCAAAATTGGGGTTAGTTGACGAGAATAGTCAAAAAGCTGCTCCTTCTAAGGAAATTGGTACTTCTAAAACGCCCCCTTCATTGGGGTTACAAGAGAATAGTCCAACGGCAGCGGTCAAGGAAACAGTTTCTCCTGAAAATAACCCTCTGGATTCACCTGAAAAGTGGCAGAAAATACCTATAGAGGATATGTCGCCTAACGAACTGACTACC CTTGCAATCCCATTTCTATCCAGCAATGATAAAGAAAGTGCAATTCCTTTACTAAA ACTAGCACTTGATAAGGATCCTGAATACGTACGAGCTTTGGTTTTGATGGGACGAGTCCTATTGCTGAAGCTTATAAATGATGAAGCTAAAGAGTACTTTGAGCGTGCAATATCAAAG CTTTCTCTTGACGGCCAACCAGCTGATGCAGAAGAAGTTGATCTTTTGATTCTTTCATCCCAATGGGCTGGAATTGCTTGTGAACGACAG GGAAAGAGGGCTGAAGGACGTGCCCACTTTGAAAGAGTTGCAAATATGGAGGAGCCACAAGATCCAACGAGCAAAGGCTATTATTTTGATGGGTTGTTGTTGCTTGCAAG CACTCTATTTGATTCGGGTGAAAAGGCTGAAGCTGCAAAGTATTTGCGTCTTGTCGTTGCTTATAACCCTCGTTATAAAAATTTCTTGGATCAGTGTGAGCAAGATGATGATATTGCCGATGACCTTGCTCGTAGTAGGAGAGAACCCTGA